In the genome of Deinococcus planocerae, the window GAAGAGGCCGGTGCCCCCGTAGGCGAGGTAACTCAGCCACGCGGTGGGCACGTGCACGAACATCAGGCGGACGAGCGAGCCCTGATTCACATCCAGGGGCGCGCTCAGGCCCAGCACCACCGCCGCCCCCAGGGCGAGGAGGGTCGCGGCGCCCAGCCCCGTCGTGACTCGATCTTGTCTCATGTCAAACCTCATTCTGAGCCGCGCCCGTGAGGGTCACCGTGACCGGGGGTGCGGCGTGCTCTCGTGCCCACAGAATCGCGTCCTGGCGCGGGAGGGACAAGTGCGAGTGTCCCCCCGGCGCATGGAGAGGGAGTGTCCTTGCGGATAGGGTACGGTGAGGCTCTCAACCCGCCGCCCTCCCCCAGAGTCGTGGAGCTGCAAAGCCAAGAGGTGCCCTATGAAGTTTGCCCGCCCCCTGACCGTTGCCCTGGCCCTCGCCGCCCTGACCCTGACCGCCTGTGCCCCCTCGGCCTCTCCCCCCGCCGCCCCCCTCCCCGACCCGGCCACCTACCGCCCCGAGGGCGCGCCCGTATCTGTCCCCGGCGTAGGCGAGGTCGGGCGCTGGATGATCACGAAAGACCTCGTGCCCGCCACCTGGCTCGGCGAGAAGCTCGGCGGGCGCACCCCGCGTGAGCCGGTCAACGTGCTCCTGATCGACCGCGCGGCGAAGAGCCCGGAGGAAGCCACGGGCCGCCTCCTGGCCGCGATGAACGCCGCCGGGTATGGCCCCAAGGGGGGGCACTCCACCGGCTACTTCGGGGAGGTCGGCGGGAGGCTCTACCCCATGCTGCCCACCGGACCGGGCGAGGCGTTCAGCGACGACCCCTTCTTCGTGCCGAACAACCACGGGCGCATCTTCGGGCCGGTTCCCGTGGAAAACGGGTACGTCTTCACGGGGGCCTTCAGCCTGGAGGGCATTCGCCTGTTTCCTCGCCCCGGCCACCCCTACCGCTCCTTCCAGGTCGCCCGCGAGGACCTCGCCGACAAGCTCAATACCCACACCGGGTTCAGGCGGGCCGGATACGTGGACATGGGCTCGCGCCTCGACACCCCGACCGAGACGACCGGAGACCACGACGGACGGGCGGTGCTGCTGGTGGCGGGGGGTCCGTAAGTCTCAGGTATAGATCAGGCACCCCCGCTCCTCCAGCCGCCGGAACGCCGCGGGCAAGGAGGTCAAGCGGTTCCAGCGCAGGTCCAGCCGCTCCAGGTTCGGGAGAAAGGCCAGCCCTTCCGGCAGCGCCGTCAGCCCGTTCGCCCGCAGGTCGAGGAAGCGCAGGTGTTCCAGCTCGGCCAGCGAGGCGGGCAGTTCCGTCAGGTGGTTGAACCTCAAGTCCAGTTCGGTGAGGGCGCCGAGCTTGCCGATCTCCTCGGGCATTGTCGTGAGGGCGTTGCCCTGCGCCATCAGCTTGCCCAGGCGGGTGCAGTTCCCCAACTCGGGCGGCAGGCTGGTCAGGCGGTTGTTCATGACGTGCAGTTCCCGCAGGTCGCTCAATGCTCCGACCGATTCCGGCAGGGACGTGAGGGCGTTGTTGTATGCGCGGAACTCGACGAGGTTCGCCAACTCGCCCAGCCAGTCAGGAAGGGCCGTCAAGGCGTTGTCGGTGACATTGAGGTAGACGAGCGAGCCCAGGTAACGCAGGGAGTCGGGCAGCGTGGTCAGGCGGTTGTTGCTGAGGTACAGGAATCTCAATTCTTGCAACCCGGCGAACACGTCCGGCAGCGTGCTTAACCCGTTATGGCCGAGGTCGAGCATCTCCAGCCCGGTCAGCCTGCCCAGCCCCGGGGAGAGTTCGGTCAGCCGGTTCGCCGAGAGGTTGAGCGTGCTCAGCCCCGTCATCTCCCACACCCACTCCGGCACCCCTGTCAACTCGTTGTCGTACACGCTCAGGACCCGGGCGTCCGTGCAACGTCTCAGGCTCTCGGGCAGGGTTTGAAGGCGGCAGCCATTGAGATTCAGGTGGTCGGGTCGGGCGGAGGGGTCGCGTTCGAGGACGGCAAGCAGGTCCTGTGCGCGCGGTCCCGTCGTGTGCTGGTGGTTCAAGCCTTCGGCGACCACGCTGTCCTCGTCGGTGGGCATGGGCCACTGTACCGGGCCCCTACCCCTCGACCGCGAAGCCGAACAGCAGCGTCGCCAGGATGACCGTCCCCAGGTCGAAGGCCGCGAGGAACACCACCCAGGTCGTGACCTCCGGCGTCCACCCGCCCGTGAGCAGGAGGGAGGTCGCCTTCACGCTGGCGATCACCACGGGCACGAGGATCGGGAAGGCGAGGGCGGGCAGCAGCGCCTCGCGTGCCCGCAGGTTCACCGTGATCGAGCCGTAGAAGGTCGTCCCCGCCGCGAAGCCGACCACACCCAGCGCGGTCAGGAGCGCGAGCGCCCCCCACGGCACCGCCCGCCCCGCCCCCGCCGCCCCGAAGAGGATCAGGCCCGCCGGAAGGGTGAACGCCGCGACGAGGAAGAGCGGCCCCAGCACCCCGAGCAGCTTGCCCACGTACAGCGCCCCGTGTGCCCCCGGGTAGAGGAGAAGCTGCTCCAGCGCCCCCGCCTCCTGCTCCTGCGCGAAGGCCCGCTGCGCCCCCACCGCCGCCGAGAGCGCGAGGGCCGTCCACACCGCGCCCGCCGCGACTCCGGCGGTCTGCTCGACCGTCCGCGCCGTGGCGTCCCCGCCGAGCGCCAGCCCCAGCACGAGGAGCACCAGCCCCGCGAAAAAGGTGGTGGCGAGCAGCGTGTCCCGCGTGCGCCCCGCCACCCGCAGGTCCTTG includes:
- a CDS encoding heme exporter protein CcmB, translated to MERSGWKVEQKGRPTAPHAPPSTVRSALTLAAKDLRVAGRTRDTLLATTFFAGLVLLVLGLALGGDATARTVEQTAGVAAGAVWTALALSAAVGAQRAFAQEQEAGALEQLLLYPGAHGALYVGKLLGVLGPLFLVAAFTLPAGLILFGAAGAGRAVPWGALALLTALGVVGFAAGTTFYGSITVNLRAREALLPALAFPILVPVVIASVKATSLLLTGGWTPEVTTWVVFLAAFDLGTVILATLLFGFAVEG
- a CDS encoding leucine-rich repeat domain-containing protein — encoded protein: MPTDEDSVVAEGLNHQHTTGPRAQDLLAVLERDPSARPDHLNLNGCRLQTLPESLRRCTDARVLSVYDNELTGVPEWVWEMTGLSTLNLSANRLTELSPGLGRLTGLEMLDLGHNGLSTLPDVFAGLQELRFLYLSNNRLTTLPDSLRYLGSLVYLNVTDNALTALPDWLGELANLVEFRAYNNALTSLPESVGALSDLRELHVMNNRLTSLPPELGNCTRLGKLMAQGNALTTMPEEIGKLGALTELDLRFNHLTELPASLAELEHLRFLDLRANGLTALPEGLAFLPNLERLDLRWNRLTSLPAAFRRLEERGCLIYT